In Zunongwangia profunda SM-A87, the following proteins share a genomic window:
- a CDS encoding cytochrome c oxidase assembly protein, translating to MINTDFFITPDNWSFAGIILSVLVIAAYLLFLKTKTSQKAYFIVTVILLYVSFGSPIALLRDYGLHSLTMLQHIVLLMIAPILFLKSIPSNTILFSEKFKLNILQQPKNYFLMFWWLSAVMMWGGHFLSAGILSAETGTAICGITATKDSWITAIPESLILSLLFIAGILFALPVFNPVKSKRLAPLKSVIYLFTACVSCSLLGLYVAFSASTDTLNSSLTAFTTLRSPVPLTLRADQELAGMLMWVPGCILYVLASVSILLSWYEENPVEKSETAIHTAK from the coding sequence ATGATAAATACAGATTTTTTCATAACTCCGGATAACTGGTCATTTGCAGGAATAATACTTTCTGTTTTGGTCATTGCAGCATACCTGTTGTTTTTAAAGACAAAAACTTCACAAAAGGCTTATTTTATAGTAACGGTAATCTTATTATATGTAAGTTTTGGTTCTCCTATAGCCTTGCTCCGAGACTATGGTTTGCATAGTCTTACAATGCTTCAGCATATCGTTTTGTTGATGATTGCCCCTATCCTATTCTTAAAATCCATTCCATCAAATACAATTTTATTTTCAGAAAAATTTAAGCTGAACATCCTACAGCAACCGAAAAACTATTTCCTAATGTTTTGGTGGTTAAGTGCTGTGATGATGTGGGGCGGACATTTTTTGAGCGCGGGCATTCTTTCCGCAGAAACCGGAACGGCCATTTGCGGTATTACCGCCACTAAAGATAGTTGGATCACAGCTATACCAGAAAGTCTTATTTTAAGCTTATTATTTATTGCGGGAATATTATTTGCATTGCCGGTTTTTAATCCTGTTAAAAGCAAACGCCTAGCTCCTTTAAAAAGTGTGATTTACCTTTTTACAGCCTGTGTAAGTTGCTCATTATTGGGATTATATGTAGCTTTTTCTGCAAGTACAGATACCTTAAACAGTTCGTTAACAGCATTTACCACTTTAAGAAGTCCGGTTCCTTTAACTTTAAGAGCAGATCAGGAATTAGCAGGAATGTTAATGTGGGTGCCCGGATGTATTCTTTATGTATTGGCTTCGGTTTCCATTTTACTGAGCTGGTATGAAGAAAATCCGGTAGAAAAGTCTGAAACAGCAATCCATACAGCGAAATAA
- the ctaF gene encoding aa3-type cytochrome oxidase subunit IV: protein MMNQEKKYKAKPEELPKPTYWPFFLAFGIVFIFWGILTNWFLSGMGAIVFVVALIGWIVEINKEIKHDEE from the coding sequence ATGATGAACCAAGAAAAAAAATATAAAGCAAAACCCGAAGAACTTCCCAAACCTACCTATTGGCCATTCTTTCTGGCTTTTGGAATAGTATTTATCTTTTGGGGAATCTTAACCAACTGGTTTTTATCGGGAATGGGCGCTATCGTTTTTGTGGTAGCACTTATCGGCTGGATCGTAGAAATCAATAAAGAAATTAAACACGATGAAGAATAA
- a CDS encoding QcrA and Rieske domain-containing protein, translated as MACNCENQNPPNNHKESLDRRSFMTRITLGVGAFFAAVLSFPLVAAMLDPIIRKKTEVWRSVGKLTDFKIGETKMVTFENASTYEWSGGIARSAAYVRRKEDDSFLALSVNCAHLGCPVRWVEKSEIFLCPCHGGVYHKDGSWAAGPPPRGMFDYEVRVHNNNVQIKTQNIPITNLTS; from the coding sequence ATGGCTTGTAATTGCGAAAATCAAAATCCACCAAATAACCACAAGGAGTCACTCGACAGAAGAAGTTTTATGACAAGGATCACCTTGGGCGTAGGAGCTTTTTTTGCCGCGGTACTGTCTTTTCCTTTAGTCGCTGCAATGCTAGATCCTATCATCAGGAAAAAAACTGAAGTCTGGCGTTCCGTAGGAAAATTAACCGATTTCAAAATAGGCGAAACAAAAATGGTCACTTTTGAAAATGCCTCGACCTATGAATGGAGTGGTGGCATTGCACGTTCTGCAGCCTATGTAAGACGCAAAGAAGATGATAGCTTTTTAGCCTTATCGGTAAATTGTGCGCATTTAGGTTGCCCCGTACGATGGGTAGAAAAATCAGAAATCTTTCTTTGTCCCTGTCACGGCGGAGTTTACCATAAAGATGGATCCTGGGCCGCAGGTCCACCACCGCGCGGAATGTTTGATTATGAAGTAAGAGTACACAACAATAACGTACAGATTAAAACACAAAACATCCCCATAACCAACCTAACATCGTGA
- a CDS encoding cytochrome b N-terminal domain-containing protein: MKKALKNIWHWVDDRGGLSELVKPLTTHLVPPGSKWNYVWGSATLSCLIIQVVTGIALAFLYQPSADVAYQSLQYIENQAFLGSFIRGLHNWGASGMVLLMGMHMIRVYLFAAYKYPREMSWITGVVLMALTIVMAFTGQLLRWDDNGVWSSVVAAEQMGRIPLIGDSIAHFLMGGENINGETLNRFFSLHVFVIPALLFSFVAYHLFLVFRNGISEPPKVGRYLNPKTYRNWYENMLKEKGVPFFPNAIWRDAVFSALVLIVLVFIAWFVGAPELVGAPDLTNVKVDPKPDWYFTWIFAIFALMPRDIGSYVIMLGPVLTITVLLAVPFLSKGGERSPLKRPWAIGAVAFLIITICGLWYIGDVEPWHPKFDAEPLSEYTTVPEAKPSVQRGINVFNTAGCLYCHKINDQGGIRGPNLTNVQNRLTKEQIIIRIVNGAENMPAYGGSLSKEELEDVVDFLLKDKKGSNPNN; the protein is encoded by the coding sequence GTGAAAAAGGCTTTAAAAAATATATGGCATTGGGTAGATGACCGTGGAGGACTAAGCGAATTGGTGAAACCACTCACCACTCATTTGGTGCCACCGGGATCTAAATGGAATTACGTTTGGGGAAGTGCCACCCTATCCTGTCTAATTATTCAGGTAGTTACAGGAATTGCTTTAGCATTTCTCTATCAGCCCTCAGCAGACGTTGCCTACCAATCACTTCAATACATAGAAAATCAAGCTTTTTTAGGAAGTTTTATAAGAGGCTTGCATAATTGGGGAGCTTCAGGAATGGTATTGCTAATGGGGATGCATATGATTCGTGTGTATCTTTTTGCTGCGTACAAATATCCACGCGAAATGAGTTGGATCACCGGAGTGGTACTAATGGCACTCACTATTGTAATGGCCTTCACGGGACAATTACTGCGTTGGGATGATAACGGGGTTTGGTCTAGTGTAGTCGCCGCTGAACAAATGGGAAGAATTCCCTTGATAGGTGACAGTATAGCCCACTTTTTAATGGGAGGTGAAAATATTAATGGCGAAACATTAAATCGTTTTTTCTCTCTTCACGTATTTGTGATTCCCGCGTTGCTTTTCAGCTTTGTAGCCTACCACTTATTTTTGGTGTTTAGAAACGGAATTTCTGAACCACCTAAAGTCGGACGTTATTTAAATCCGAAAACCTATAGAAATTGGTACGAAAATATGCTAAAAGAAAAAGGAGTTCCCTTTTTCCCAAATGCTATTTGGAGAGATGCGGTTTTTAGCGCGCTAGTACTTATCGTTTTAGTTTTTATAGCTTGGTTTGTGGGCGCTCCCGAATTGGTAGGCGCACCAGATTTAACCAATGTAAAAGTAGATCCTAAACCCGATTGGTATTTCACCTGGATATTCGCCATTTTCGCCTTAATGCCCCGAGATATTGGTTCTTATGTCATTATGCTCGGACCCGTATTAACCATCACGGTTCTTTTAGCCGTTCCGTTTTTATCCAAAGGCGGCGAACGTAGTCCACTAAAAAGACCTTGGGCCATAGGCGCGGTCGCTTTTTTAATTATTACGATTTGCGGACTTTGGTACATAGGAGATGTAGAACCTTGGCATCCAAAATTCGATGCCGAACCACTTTCAGAATATACCACCGTACCCGAAGCAAAACCTTCGGTGCAACGAGGTATCAATGTATTCAATACAGCAGGTTGTCTGTACTGTCATAAGATTAATGATCAAGGTGGAATTCGGGGTCCAAATTTAACCAATGTTCAAAACAGGCTCACTAAAGAACAAATAATTATAAGAATCGTAAACGGGGCAGAAAATATGCCGGCTTACGGAGGTTCGCTTTCCAAAGAAGAACTTGAAGATGTGGTGGACTTCCTGCTGAAGGATAAAAAAGGGTCCAACCCAAATAACTAA
- a CDS encoding FMN-binding glutamate synthase family protein, whose protein sequence is MKEAIRFTTIALIIVALIVCTAIWPAWGFSIMAAAIIILGIYDIVQKKHSITRNFPVLGHMRFLLELIGPELHQYFVESDTDGKPIDKNHRSYIYERAKKEKENHPFGTELDVTQQGYAWMEHSIYPTKKLDQAPRVTIGGPDCKHPYSASLFNISAMSYGALSSNAVMALNKGAKAGNFFHDTGEGGISDYHRKGGDLVYEIGTGYFGCRTEDGNFSTEKYEKVAAYPEVKMIEIKISQGAKPGHGGVLPAAKNTEEIAEIRGVKPHTDVLSPPGHSAFDSPEGLLKWIQQLRDLSNGKPIGFKLCIGNKKEFIDICEAMKATGIKPDFITVDGAEGGTGAAPIDFSNYVGMPWEKALVFVVDTLRKYDLKKDIKIITATKIFTAFDIFRALCLGADLCNSARGMMLALGCIQALKCNTNQCPTGVTSNDPKFMRGLVVEDKWKRVRNYHEEILKDFLELFAAAGCSNLEELNRSLIHKKVGEEIVSYDSIYPETVRI, encoded by the coding sequence ATGAAAGAAGCTATACGGTTTACAACAATAGCATTAATTATTGTCGCCCTCATCGTTTGCACGGCAATCTGGCCTGCCTGGGGATTTTCAATAATGGCAGCCGCTATCATTATCTTGGGTATTTATGATATCGTTCAAAAAAAGCATTCCATCACCCGAAATTTCCCTGTCCTTGGTCATATGCGTTTTCTACTGGAACTCATTGGTCCAGAATTGCACCAATATTTTGTAGAAAGTGATACCGATGGCAAACCTATTGACAAGAATCATCGCAGTTATATCTACGAGCGAGCCAAAAAAGAAAAAGAAAATCATCCTTTTGGTACCGAATTAGACGTTACCCAGCAAGGCTATGCCTGGATGGAACACAGCATTTATCCTACCAAAAAACTAGATCAAGCTCCCCGAGTGACCATAGGCGGACCGGATTGTAAACACCCCTATTCTGCCAGCTTATTCAACATTTCGGCAATGAGTTATGGTGCGTTGAGTAGTAATGCGGTAATGGCACTTAACAAAGGAGCAAAAGCTGGAAACTTTTTCCACGATACCGGAGAAGGTGGTATTTCAGATTACCACAGAAAAGGAGGTGATTTGGTATACGAAATAGGAACCGGTTATTTTGGTTGTCGAACAGAAGATGGAAATTTTTCAACTGAAAAATATGAAAAAGTTGCCGCCTATCCGGAAGTAAAAATGATTGAAATTAAAATCTCCCAAGGAGCTAAACCCGGTCACGGAGGCGTATTACCGGCAGCTAAAAACACCGAAGAGATTGCAGAAATACGAGGAGTAAAACCACATACAGATGTATTATCACCTCCGGGACACTCTGCATTTGATTCCCCTGAAGGTTTACTGAAATGGATCCAACAACTCCGTGATTTGTCCAATGGAAAACCTATTGGGTTTAAACTATGTATTGGTAACAAAAAAGAATTTATTGATATCTGCGAAGCAATGAAAGCCACCGGAATAAAACCTGACTTTATTACCGTAGATGGTGCTGAAGGTGGTACGGGAGCTGCCCCCATTGATTTCTCAAATTATGTGGGAATGCCGTGGGAAAAAGCACTTGTTTTTGTAGTAGATACGCTAAGAAAATATGATTTAAAAAAGGATATAAAGATTATTACCGCTACAAAAATCTTTACCGCTTTCGATATTTTCCGTGCTTTATGCTTAGGCGCAGACCTTTGTAATTCAGCTCGTGGAATGATGTTAGCATTGGGATGTATTCAAGCTTTAAAATGTAACACCAATCAATGTCCTACGGGAGTAACTTCTAACGATCCTAAATTTATGAGAGGACTTGTGGTAGAAGATAAGTGGAAACGTGTAAGAAACTACCACGAAGAAATCCTAAAAGATTTCCTAGAGCTTTTTGCAGCTGCCGGTTGTTCCAATCTTGAAGAATTAAATCGTAGCCTAATTCATAAAAAAGTAGGAGAAGAAATCGTAAGTTACGATAGCATCTATCCTGAAACTGTTAGAATATAG
- a CDS encoding DUF4132 domain-containing protein, with protein MIPTEQAHKYISRFKKADLKKEDFHQFSAPYQKLGWVLTQLKKDQYNYYTASDLTASFAAPETMNPWSSKEGMQLGVFLFGEIQAPYLGMMWQLIDSLPYQEGYARKAFRSKASFQLLTKKINIFRRFLSLSRLGLGSLPLHEQLQYSTYYDRGNSYFFASIFTQKPELVAEVVVDIIQGEDEIGGVSHDLIKGLLLTPAQKNWELVGNLLLAAQRQEGLRQTILESLDETHLGALKYIINLILENDLARFSSVVRAVNVWFGFNWEAPKKATVNRILQLAQSLIHNSDKVDELLNSRDNIEVYVALWAVGIVDVDLANQKALNRVYQTENRDTKLAALYFVSQTGRTNTSIVDYFKKELGKDPAIDHWVILNLPQIELDTDLFQRVYEVAQAIENGKAQKSGKIFSWFDFQPTSESFFNFLINQANQEQLALLADDIDQLPSVYRENYIRKVFPNSHRYYWGKKSAPQPQADYDYERGSWKRNLAHQAIKNRNETVMATGIQLFYVMPLYEEDLMLAEELLSRKSKTLRSALIELVVHQPEPILQTTTLHLIEAKNVNQRLAGLEILSILDNEDQYPEFINQQIERYKARPKHSKNEQVFLDKFTKSEHANTFSTGFGAVDYSNLSPLYTPQPKFQTKINFFDKLGIVSSAGKSNKLSAFINPKKISEAVNNLIKRIHEQRNYEYEREGYQGETTTQLLGQGIHDIKELEDPTPLEELHNLPLAKLWIEWYEHSQLNDYEMYMAIRFIANANNPYSYYSTLIPFGKQYIPNLEALAIEHNPRSYYGKNQVYLKVLKRLFKVYQDQANFINFKLDLLEDIIANFPEKHKKTGFKQNDYSIQSSNWTSIASQFIGGLDEDELENASLDQLKKLWDLHLYLTAQYLGHPNPVSQLQEVAAGKVKNARDMPAPKIEVTIKLYQNKLINEDDLLFQALYSGELMSIIDGGFNYRMRSGKIPKNPIPPHVFAPLKTNLLQVELERGDLPTEASDYIGHIQTVPGTHYVFEILQRLGKESFERGYSYYNDSKKSKFSAILRKSIPGESESYADFVALADEAKIPKKRLIELACYATQWAGYVGAYLGLEKLEDAVWWFQAHVSGYMSSEKETIISRYSNIPKSDFAIGAIDIDWFNKVYKNLGKSNWKILHDAAKYISDGNGHRQVKLYSSVMLGEVKITETLKKIKEKRDKDYVRALGLIPLSKTVPEKDLLKRYNLLQQFLKESKQFGAQRQESENLAVTIALDNLSRNAGYQDRVRFSWAMEAKATQEIMENATLTLDETQLKLVINTLGKASIQVTKAGKPLKSIPVKYRKEKSVIQLKEHKAYLTQQYKRTRLSLENAMLNEDPFTAAEIQKLMLHPIVKAMLHQLVLFAPEKEISGFYKNGTLTNVAGKTHPLAKEEVLVIAHPAHLFQTVEWDLYQKHLFAERIVQPFKQVFRELYVITQEERETGYRSKRYEGHQIQPNKTAALLRSRGWTVNRDEGLQKVYHQRGFMATMYAMADWFSPSDVEAPTLEEVCFHALTDYKPIPLSEIPPVVFSEIMRDIDLVVSVAHVGGVDPEASHSTMQMRAALALESARLFKLDNIEVKNRHILIQGKLGEYSIHLGSAQVSKNGLALSILPVHSQHRGRLFLPFVDDDPKTAELISKMKLLAEDHKIQDPTILAQINN; from the coding sequence ATGATACCTACCGAACAAGCTCATAAATACATTTCCAGATTTAAAAAAGCTGATCTAAAAAAAGAAGATTTCCATCAATTTTCAGCACCGTATCAAAAACTGGGTTGGGTACTTACTCAACTCAAAAAAGACCAATACAATTACTATACGGCTTCTGATTTAACAGCCAGTTTTGCAGCACCAGAAACGATGAATCCTTGGTCTAGCAAAGAAGGCATGCAATTGGGTGTGTTTTTGTTTGGAGAAATTCAAGCACCCTATTTAGGTATGATGTGGCAGCTTATCGACTCCCTTCCCTATCAGGAAGGTTATGCTAGAAAAGCATTTAGATCGAAAGCCAGCTTCCAGCTGCTCACTAAAAAAATCAACATCTTTAGACGCTTTTTAAGCCTGAGCCGTTTAGGACTGGGCAGCTTACCACTTCACGAGCAATTGCAATACAGCACCTATTACGATCGCGGAAACAGCTACTTCTTTGCTTCTATCTTCACCCAAAAACCAGAACTGGTAGCTGAAGTGGTAGTTGATATCATTCAGGGCGAAGACGAGATAGGCGGTGTTAGTCACGATCTTATCAAGGGCCTATTGCTTACCCCAGCACAAAAAAACTGGGAACTGGTAGGCAACTTACTCCTTGCAGCGCAACGGCAAGAAGGCTTGCGACAAACTATTTTAGAAAGCTTAGATGAGACCCATTTAGGAGCGCTTAAATACATTATCAATCTTATTTTAGAAAATGACTTGGCCCGTTTTAGCAGTGTGGTAAGAGCTGTTAATGTATGGTTTGGTTTTAATTGGGAAGCGCCTAAAAAAGCTACGGTGAATCGAATCCTACAGCTTGCCCAAAGCTTAATTCATAATAGCGATAAGGTTGACGAACTCCTTAACAGCAGAGATAATATAGAAGTGTATGTAGCACTCTGGGCTGTAGGGATTGTAGATGTAGATTTGGCCAATCAAAAAGCTTTAAATCGGGTATATCAAACAGAAAATAGAGACACCAAACTAGCAGCGCTTTATTTTGTATCGCAAACCGGCAGGACCAACACCTCTATTGTTGATTATTTTAAAAAAGAGCTGGGTAAAGATCCGGCTATCGATCATTGGGTGATTTTAAATTTACCCCAAATCGAATTGGATACCGACCTTTTTCAACGCGTATATGAAGTCGCTCAAGCTATTGAAAACGGAAAAGCACAAAAATCAGGAAAAATATTTTCGTGGTTTGACTTTCAGCCTACTTCAGAATCGTTTTTCAATTTTCTTATCAATCAGGCTAACCAGGAACAATTAGCCCTGCTCGCTGATGATATCGATCAGCTTCCCTCGGTATATAGAGAAAATTACATTCGTAAAGTGTTTCCCAACAGTCATCGCTATTATTGGGGCAAAAAAAGTGCACCACAACCGCAAGCCGATTACGATTACGAACGCGGTTCCTGGAAACGAAACTTAGCGCATCAAGCCATTAAAAACCGAAATGAAACCGTAATGGCTACCGGTATTCAACTCTTTTATGTGATGCCGCTCTATGAAGAAGATCTGATGCTTGCTGAAGAATTACTAAGTCGTAAAAGTAAAACCTTACGTTCGGCTTTAATAGAATTGGTGGTCCATCAACCTGAACCCATTTTACAGACCACTACCCTTCATTTAATAGAAGCTAAAAATGTAAATCAGCGTTTAGCGGGACTCGAAATTTTATCGATTTTAGATAACGAGGATCAATATCCCGAGTTTATCAACCAACAAATAGAACGCTACAAAGCGCGTCCCAAACACTCCAAAAATGAACAAGTCTTCCTGGACAAATTCACCAAGTCTGAACACGCAAATACCTTTAGTACTGGTTTTGGAGCTGTAGACTACAGCAACCTGAGTCCGCTGTATACCCCCCAACCCAAATTTCAAACCAAGATCAACTTTTTCGATAAGCTGGGTATTGTAAGTTCTGCAGGAAAAAGCAATAAGTTAAGCGCTTTTATCAACCCTAAAAAAATTAGTGAAGCCGTAAATAATTTGATTAAACGCATCCATGAGCAGCGCAATTATGAATACGAGCGAGAAGGCTATCAGGGAGAAACCACTACCCAATTATTAGGACAGGGCATTCACGACATTAAAGAATTAGAAGACCCTACCCCTTTAGAAGAATTGCATAACCTCCCGTTAGCCAAGCTTTGGATAGAATGGTATGAACATAGCCAACTTAACGATTATGAAATGTATATGGCTATTCGTTTTATAGCCAATGCCAATAACCCGTACAGTTACTACAGCACGCTTATTCCGTTTGGCAAACAATACATTCCCAATCTCGAAGCATTAGCCATAGAGCATAATCCACGTTCGTATTATGGAAAAAATCAAGTGTACTTAAAAGTTCTAAAAAGGCTCTTCAAAGTTTACCAAGATCAGGCTAATTTCATCAATTTTAAATTAGATCTCTTAGAAGATATAATTGCTAATTTTCCCGAAAAGCATAAAAAAACAGGCTTTAAGCAAAATGACTATTCCATACAATCTTCCAATTGGACGAGTATAGCTTCGCAATTTATAGGAGGCCTGGATGAAGATGAACTAGAGAATGCCAGCCTGGATCAACTAAAAAAGCTTTGGGATTTGCACCTGTACTTAACCGCTCAATACCTGGGGCACCCCAACCCGGTTTCGCAACTTCAGGAAGTCGCAGCAGGAAAAGTTAAAAATGCCAGGGACATGCCTGCTCCCAAGATCGAGGTAACCATTAAGTTGTATCAAAACAAGCTGATCAATGAGGATGATCTCTTGTTTCAGGCACTATATTCCGGAGAATTGATGTCCATTATAGACGGTGGCTTCAATTACCGCATGCGCAGCGGTAAAATTCCTAAAAATCCAATTCCGCCACACGTATTTGCTCCCCTTAAAACCAATCTCCTGCAAGTCGAATTAGAACGCGGTGATTTACCCACAGAAGCTTCAGATTATATCGGGCATATACAAACAGTACCGGGTACCCATTACGTATTTGAAATTTTACAACGCTTAGGCAAAGAATCTTTTGAACGCGGGTATAGCTATTATAACGACAGTAAAAAATCAAAATTCAGTGCCATACTTAGAAAAAGCATTCCCGGTGAATCAGAGAGTTATGCCGATTTTGTAGCGCTTGCTGACGAAGCCAAAATTCCCAAAAAACGCTTAATCGAATTGGCGTGCTATGCCACACAATGGGCAGGTTATGTAGGCGCATATCTGGGGTTAGAAAAGTTAGAAGATGCCGTTTGGTGGTTTCAGGCGCACGTTTCAGGCTATATGAGTAGTGAAAAAGAAACCATCATTTCCCGGTATTCCAACATTCCAAAATCAGATTTTGCCATCGGCGCTATTGATATCGATTGGTTCAATAAAGTCTATAAAAATCTAGGAAAATCAAATTGGAAAATTTTACACGATGCGGCCAAATATATTTCTGATGGAAACGGTCACCGTCAGGTAAAATTATATTCCAGTGTGATGTTGGGCGAAGTAAAAATCACCGAAACCCTTAAAAAAATCAAAGAAAAACGCGATAAAGATTACGTTCGGGCTCTGGGCTTAATTCCGCTTAGTAAAACCGTCCCCGAAAAAGATTTATTAAAGCGCTACAACCTCTTGCAGCAGTTTTTAAAAGAAAGTAAACAATTTGGAGCCCAGCGTCAAGAAAGTGAAAATCTAGCTGTGACAATTGCTTTAGACAACCTATCCAGAAACGCAGGCTATCAAGACCGCGTGCGTTTCAGTTGGGCGATGGAAGCCAAAGCAACTCAGGAAATTATGGAAAATGCTACCCTAACCCTTGATGAAACCCAATTAAAACTGGTCATTAACACCTTAGGTAAAGCAAGTATTCAGGTAACCAAAGCCGGAAAACCCTTAAAATCAATCCCGGTAAAGTACCGCAAAGAAAAATCGGTTATTCAACTAAAAGAGCATAAAGCGTATTTAACGCAACAATACAAAAGAACGCGTTTGTCCTTAGAAAATGCGATGCTTAATGAAGACCCGTTTACCGCTGCAGAAATACAGAAGCTTATGCTGCATCCTATTGTAAAAGCAATGCTTCACCAATTGGTCTTGTTTGCTCCAGAAAAAGAAATCAGCGGTTTTTATAAAAACGGCACCTTAACCAACGTAGCCGGAAAAACACACCCGTTAGCCAAAGAAGAGGTCTTGGTTATTGCCCACCCTGCTCATCTTTTTCAAACCGTAGAATGGGATTTATACCAGAAACACCTTTTTGCCGAACGCATCGTACAGCCTTTTAAACAAGTATTTAGGGAGTTGTATGTGATCACCCAAGAAGAACGGGAAACCGGATACCGATCTAAACGCTACGAAGGGCATCAAATTCAGCCTAACAAAACCGCAGCTTTATTGCGCAGCCGGGGCTGGACGGTTAACCGGGACGAAGGCTTGCAAAAAGTCTATCATCAACGCGGATTTATGGCTACGATGTATGCGATGGCCGATTGGTTTTCACCTTCAGATGTAGAAGCACCTACACTAGAAGAAGTGTGTTTTCATGCGTTAACCGACTATAAGCCCATTCCGCTTAGCGAAATTCCGCCGGTAGTCTTTAGCGAAATTATGCGCGATATAGACTTAGTGGTGAGCGTCGCCCACGTAGGCGGTGTAGATCCTGAAGCCAGTCACAGTACGATGCAAATGCGTGCAGCACTGGCCCTAGAATCTGCGAGACTCTTTAAGCTTGACAATATTGAAGTTAAAAACCGCCATATTTTAATCCAGGGAAAACTCGGCGAATACAGCATTCACTTAGGCAGTGCACAGGTAAGTAAAAACGGATTGGCACTTTCTATCCTGCCCGTACACAGTCAGCATCGGGGCCGTCTATTTTTACCCTTTGTAGATGATGATCCTAAAACCGCCGAGCTTATTTCTAAAATGAAACTCCTGGCCGAAGATCATAAAATACAAGACCCTACCATTTTGGCACAAATCAATAATTAA